In a single window of the Tistrella mobilis genome:
- a CDS encoding peptidoglycan DD-metalloendopeptidase family protein — protein MIRPSLSFRHAAAAALVLLVAACAGRDEPAPVDFRGAQPAGIALPAGASEIVVERGDTLYAIARRNNVPLRALIEANHLQPPYTIYPGNRLVLPANRIHTVRQNETLYGISRAYGVEMTALAQANGLQPPYPVVPGQRLVVPEGQGPGTRAAAAAVAAAGPEGRPPSTRIEGAETISVSPAVGGTAVASAGTAATGGTGISSAPLPPPGTETTSAASTTVAPVTTTAPASAGEPATGGAPVTLAPPAEDATPPPAAPAEPAPQPAPAPVEPPKAEPAPVATPEPAQPAAEPAPAPVKAKPVDTGDLGPAPKRFVWPVNGRVVSGYGDKAGGLHNDGVNIQAPRGTPIRAAADGVVVYAGSDLKGFGNMLLIRHGGNWLTAYAHAQAVLVDRGQRVKQGEVIARVGSSGNVDQPQLHFELRRGREAVDPERYLPRR, from the coding sequence ATGATCAGACCCAGCCTGTCCTTTCGCCATGCCGCCGCAGCGGCGCTCGTGCTTCTTGTTGCCGCCTGTGCCGGGCGCGACGAGCCGGCGCCGGTCGATTTTCGCGGTGCCCAGCCTGCGGGGATCGCGCTTCCCGCCGGGGCGAGCGAGATCGTCGTGGAGCGGGGCGATACGCTGTATGCCATTGCCCGGCGCAACAATGTGCCGTTGCGGGCGCTGATCGAAGCGAATCATCTGCAACCGCCCTATACCATCTATCCCGGCAACCGGCTGGTGCTGCCGGCGAACCGCATCCATACCGTACGCCAGAACGAGACGCTCTACGGCATTTCGCGGGCCTATGGTGTGGAGATGACGGCGCTTGCCCAGGCAAACGGATTGCAGCCGCCCTATCCCGTGGTGCCGGGCCAGCGCCTGGTCGTGCCTGAAGGGCAGGGGCCGGGGACCCGGGCCGCGGCGGCGGCCGTGGCTGCGGCGGGGCCGGAAGGCCGGCCGCCTTCGACCCGGATCGAGGGGGCAGAGACGATTTCGGTGTCGCCCGCGGTCGGCGGCACGGCCGTCGCATCCGCGGGAACCGCTGCCACCGGCGGCACTGGCATCTCGTCCGCTCCCCTGCCGCCGCCCGGAACCGAGACCACATCCGCCGCATCGACGACGGTGGCACCCGTCACGACGACGGCGCCGGCTTCGGCCGGCGAGCCCGCGACCGGTGGCGCGCCGGTGACGCTTGCCCCACCTGCGGAAGACGCCACGCCGCCCCCCGCGGCACCTGCAGAACCGGCGCCGCAGCCGGCTCCGGCACCGGTGGAACCGCCAAAGGCGGAACCGGCACCTGTGGCCACGCCTGAGCCGGCCCAGCCGGCGGCTGAACCGGCGCCTGCGCCGGTGAAGGCCAAGCCCGTGGACACCGGCGATCTGGGGCCGGCGCCGAAACGCTTCGTCTGGCCGGTCAACGGCCGGGTCGTTTCGGGCTATGGCGACAAGGCCGGCGGTCTGCACAATGACGGCGTCAACATCCAGGCACCGCGCGGCACGCCGATCCGCGCGGCCGCCGATGGCGTGGTGGTCTATGCCGGCAGCGACCTGAAGGGCTTCGGCAATATGCTGCTGATCCGCCATGGCGGCAACTGGCTGACTGCCTATGCCCATGCCCAGGCGGTGCTGGTGGATCGCGGCCAGCGGGTGAAGCAGGGCGAGGTGATCGCCCGGGTCGGCTCCAGCGGCAATGTCGATCAGCCGCAGCTGCATTTCGAGCTGCGCCGGGGCCGCGAAGCCGTTGATCCCGAACGTTATCTGCCCCGGCGATGA
- a CDS encoding protein-L-isoaspartate(D-aspartate) O-methyltransferase, with product METLAEAKIKLLMQLRSAGITDTRVLKAIETVPREIFVPTPLVPKAYANRALPIGQGQTISQPEVVALMTQALELGDRHKVLEIGTGSGYQTAILSRLARRVYTVERHRSLAREAQARFGELAMHNVVNRIGDGMRGWPEQAPFDRIIVTAASDEVPEDLLDQLAIGGLMVMPVGAHGREQRLMKLIRNEDGVDDVEIARVRFVPLMPGVPREDDPGSPAG from the coding sequence ATGGAGACGCTCGCCGAAGCGAAGATCAAGCTGTTGATGCAGCTGCGTTCGGCGGGCATCACCGACACGCGGGTGCTGAAGGCCATCGAGACGGTGCCGCGCGAGATCTTCGTGCCGACACCTCTGGTGCCCAAGGCCTATGCCAATCGCGCCCTGCCCATCGGGCAGGGCCAGACCATCAGCCAGCCCGAGGTGGTGGCGCTGATGACCCAGGCCCTGGAGCTGGGCGACCGGCACAAGGTGCTGGAGATCGGCACGGGATCTGGCTACCAGACCGCTATCCTGTCGCGGCTGGCCCGCCGGGTCTATACGGTCGAGCGTCATCGCAGCCTGGCGCGGGAGGCACAGGCCCGCTTCGGCGAGCTGGCGATGCATAATGTCGTCAACCGGATCGGCGACGGCATGCGGGGCTGGCCGGAACAGGCGCCCTTCGACCGGATCATCGTCACTGCCGCTTCGGACGAAGTGCCCGAAGACCTGCTCGATCAGCTGGCGATCGGCGGGCTGATGGTGATGCCGGTCGGCGCCCATGGCCGCGAACAGCGCCTGATGAAGCTGATCCGCAACGAAGATGGCGTCGACGACGTCGAGATTGCCCGCGTCCGTTTCGTGCCGCTGATGCCCGGCGTGCCGCGCGAAGATGATCCGGGCTCGCCGGCGGGTTGA
- the surE gene encoding 5'/3'-nucleotidase SurE — translation MRILISNDDGINAPGIAILEQIARELSDDVWVVAPETDQSGVSHSLTIHNPLRVRKIADRRYGVSGTPTDCVLIATRRLMHETAPDLVLSGVNRGANLAEDVHYSGTIAAAKEATLLGLQAIAMSQVFVDPQDVPWRTARAHGPALVEKLIATKWPRGVLVNVNYPPVEPEAVTGVKVVSQGQRVLGEMIVEGRDPRGVPYYWIGGLRRDGHETEGTDLSVIRKGAISVTPLHIDLTARDYMGALEDVLGA, via the coding sequence GTGCGCATCCTGATCAGCAACGACGACGGCATCAACGCCCCCGGGATCGCGATCCTGGAGCAGATCGCGCGCGAGCTGTCCGACGACGTCTGGGTCGTCGCACCCGAGACCGATCAGAGCGGCGTGTCGCATTCGCTGACCATCCATAACCCGCTCCGCGTGCGCAAGATCGCGGACAGGCGCTATGGCGTCAGCGGCACCCCCACCGATTGCGTGCTGATCGCCACCCGCCGGCTGATGCACGAGACCGCGCCGGATCTGGTGCTCTCGGGTGTCAATCGGGGCGCCAATCTGGCCGAGGATGTGCACTATTCCGGCACCATCGCCGCCGCCAAGGAAGCCACGCTGCTGGGCCTGCAGGCGATCGCGATGAGCCAGGTTTTCGTCGATCCGCAGGATGTGCCGTGGCGCACGGCTCGTGCTCATGGCCCCGCGCTGGTCGAGAAGCTGATCGCCACCAAATGGCCCAGGGGCGTGCTGGTCAACGTCAACTACCCGCCGGTCGAGCCCGAGGCGGTGACCGGGGTGAAGGTCGTCTCCCAGGGACAGCGCGTTCTGGGGGAAATGATCGTCGAAGGCCGCGACCCGCGTGGCGTGCCCTATTACTGGATCGGCGGCCTGCGCCGCGACGGTCACGAGACCGAAGGCACCGATCTGTCGGTGATCCGCAAGGGCGCCATCTCGGTTACTCCGCTGCATATCGACCTGACCGCCCGCGACTATATGGGCGCGCTCGAGGACGTGCTGGGAGCCTGA
- the serS gene encoding serine--tRNA ligase codes for MHDIRLLRDAPDAFDAALARRGLDASSERLVALDERRRALIRELQELQTRRNVASKEIGQIKRTGGDAAALVAEVQAIKERMPELEAEEAALGRELDDALSSLPNHLDADVPDGPDETANVELRRWGTPRAFDFAPRAHYELGEMMAAGPVLNAMDFERAARLSGARFVVLAGQMARLERALAQFMLDLHTGTHGFIEVQPPLLVGTDALYGTGQLPKFAEDLFRTTDDRWLIPTSEVPLTNLVAGEILDEAALPLRLTALTPCFRSEAGSAGRDTRGMLRQHQFSKVEMVSITTAEASRDEQEYMTACAEKVLQLLELPYRVVVLCSGDTGFAAARTHDIEVWVPAQNTYREISSVSNTRDFQARRMKARCRKAGERETRFVHTLNGSGVAVGRALIALVENHQQADGSIRIPEALRPYLGGAEIVGA; via the coding sequence ATGCACGACATACGCCTTCTGCGCGATGCGCCCGACGCCTTCGACGCCGCCCTTGCTCGTCGTGGCCTCGATGCGTCGTCGGAGCGTCTCGTGGCGCTCGATGAACGGCGCCGCGCCCTGATCCGAGAGCTGCAGGAATTGCAGACCCGGCGCAATGTCGCCTCGAAGGAAATCGGCCAGATCAAGCGCACCGGCGGCGATGCCGCGGCCCTGGTCGCCGAGGTTCAGGCGATCAAGGAACGAATGCCCGAGCTGGAGGCCGAAGAGGCGGCGCTTGGCCGCGAACTCGACGATGCGCTCTCCAGCCTGCCCAACCATCTGGATGCGGACGTGCCCGACGGGCCGGACGAGACCGCGAATGTCGAGCTGCGCCGCTGGGGCACGCCCCGCGCCTTCGATTTCGCGCCGCGCGCCCATTATGAACTGGGCGAGATGATGGCTGCCGGCCCGGTGCTGAACGCGATGGATTTCGAGCGGGCGGCCAGGCTTTCGGGCGCGCGCTTCGTGGTTCTGGCCGGCCAGATGGCACGGCTGGAGCGGGCGCTTGCGCAGTTCATGCTGGACCTGCACACCGGCACGCATGGCTTCATCGAGGTTCAGCCGCCGCTTCTGGTCGGCACCGATGCCCTCTACGGCACCGGCCAGCTGCCCAAATTCGCCGAGGACCTGTTCCGCACCACCGATGACCGCTGGCTGATCCCCACTTCCGAGGTGCCGCTGACCAATCTGGTGGCCGGCGAGATCCTGGACGAGGCGGCCCTGCCGCTGCGGCTGACCGCGCTGACCCCCTGTTTCCGATCGGAAGCCGGCTCCGCCGGTCGTGATACCCGCGGCATGCTCCGTCAGCATCAGTTCTCGAAGGTGGAGATGGTGTCCATCACCACCGCCGAAGCTTCGCGCGACGAACAGGAGTACATGACGGCCTGCGCCGAGAAGGTTCTCCAACTGCTGGAATTGCCCTATCGGGTGGTGGTGCTGTGTTCGGGCGATACGGGCTTTGCCGCAGCGCGCACCCACGACATCGAAGTCTGGGTGCCGGCGCAGAACACCTATCGCGAAATCTCCAGCGTCTCGAACACCCGCGATTTCCAGGCGCGGCGGATGAAGGCCCGCTGCCGCAAGGCCGGCGAGCGCGAGACCCGCTTCGTTCACACGCTCAACGGCTCGGGTGTGGCGGTCGGTCGCGCATTGATTGCGCTGGTCGAGAACCATCAGCAGGCGGATGGCAGCATCCGCATCCCGGAGGCGCTGCGCCCCTATCTGGGCGGTGCCGAGATCGTCGGCGCCTGA
- the tatC gene encoding twin-arginine translocase subunit TatC → MATHDDDDEVENSKAPLLEHLIELRNRLIYSVVALLIAFGVCYMFAEDIFGFLVEPLAKVLGHDKRLIYTGLTEAFFTYVKVSFYAALFISFPIIASQLYMFVAPGLYRNERKAFMPFLIATPFLFVLGAALAYYFVFPLAWGFFAGFQTTGSETNMAIELEAKVDQYLSLVLALIFAFGLAFQLPVALSLLVRAGLVSAEALAKKRRFAIVIVFLAAAVMTPPDLISQCSLAVPLLVLYEISIFIARRIERARAEREKAEEAELAATLADKDDSGA, encoded by the coding sequence ATGGCGACCCATGACGATGACGACGAGGTCGAGAACTCCAAAGCGCCGCTGCTCGAGCATCTGATCGAGCTTCGCAACCGGCTGATCTATTCGGTCGTGGCGCTGCTGATCGCCTTCGGCGTCTGCTACATGTTCGCCGAGGACATCTTCGGCTTCCTGGTCGAGCCCCTCGCCAAGGTGCTCGGCCACGACAAGCGCCTGATCTACACCGGCCTGACCGAGGCGTTCTTCACCTATGTGAAGGTCTCGTTCTATGCCGCGCTGTTCATCTCGTTTCCGATCATCGCCTCCCAGCTCTACATGTTCGTGGCGCCGGGGCTCTACCGGAACGAGCGCAAGGCGTTCATGCCCTTCCTGATCGCCACGCCGTTCCTGTTCGTGCTCGGTGCGGCGCTCGCCTATTACTTCGTCTTTCCGCTCGCCTGGGGCTTCTTCGCCGGCTTCCAGACCACCGGCAGCGAAACCAATATGGCGATCGAGCTCGAGGCGAAGGTCGATCAGTATCTGTCGCTGGTGCTGGCGCTGATCTTCGCCTTCGGTCTGGCCTTCCAGCTGCCGGTGGCCTTGAGCCTGCTGGTGCGTGCCGGGCTGGTGAGCGCCGAAGCCCTGGCCAAGAAGCGCCGGTTTGCGATCGTCATCGTCTTCCTGGCCGCGGCGGTGATGACCCCGCCGGATCTGATCAGCCAGTGCTCTCTGGCCGTGCCGCTGCTGGTCCTCTATGAAATTTCGATCTTCATCGCGCGGCGGATCGAGAGGGCGCGGGCAGAGCGGGAGAAGGCCGAGGAGGCGGAACTCGCCGCGACGCTCGCCGACAAGGACGACAGCGGCGCTTGA
- the tatB gene encoding Sec-independent protein translocase protein TatB — MFDIGWAELALVFVVALIVIGPKDLPVALRAAGVWMGRLRRMAREFQSSVDEVLRESELKELRDRAEKASRFDMGEATRRAIDPDGALERATSPVRLDDDAPAAKPAAADATTPAAAPAAAHPAPASPAPASSAPAPAAPTDATPAAPVGPKPAAPDAVPDDATTPKA, encoded by the coding sequence ATGTTCGACATCGGCTGGGCGGAACTCGCCCTGGTGTTCGTCGTCGCCCTGATCGTGATCGGCCCGAAGGACCTGCCCGTCGCTTTGCGTGCGGCCGGCGTCTGGATGGGACGGCTGAGGCGGATGGCGCGCGAATTCCAGTCGAGCGTTGACGAGGTTCTGCGCGAATCCGAACTCAAGGAGCTGCGCGACCGGGCCGAGAAGGCGTCGCGCTTCGACATGGGCGAGGCGACCCGCAGGGCGATCGATCCCGATGGCGCGCTGGAGCGGGCGACATCTCCGGTTCGTCTGGATGATGACGCCCCGGCCGCGAAGCCCGCGGCTGCGGATGCGACGACGCCTGCCGCGGCCCCGGCTGCCGCCCATCCGGCTCCTGCATCTCCGGCGCCCGCATCTTCGGCTCCCGCACCTGCGGCACCGACGGATGCCACGCCCGCCGCACCGGTCGGACCGAAGCCGGCCGCGCCGGATGCGGTACCCGACGATGCCACCACCCCGAAGGCCTGA
- the tatA gene encoding twin-arginine translocase TatA/TatE family subunit gives MSIGIWQIVLILVLVLILFGAGKLPRVMGDVAKGIKSFKAGMKDEETENNSSSSQDPKVLNKPQDARMADEVRRDEVSGPKA, from the coding sequence ATGAGCATCGGTATTTGGCAGATCGTCCTGATCCTGGTTCTGGTCCTGATCCTGTTCGGGGCAGGCAAGCTGCCGCGGGTGATGGGCGACGTGGCCAAGGGCATCAAGAGCTTCAAGGCCGGCATGAAGGACGAGGAGACCGAGAACAACAGCTCGTCGTCTCAGGATCCGAAAGTGCTGAACAAGCCGCAGGATGCGCGCATGGCGGACGAGGTCCGTCGTGATGAGGTCAGCGGCCCGAAGGCCTGA
- a CDS encoding ABC transporter ATP-binding protein, with protein sequence MNPSSTTPSRLILDDIVHAYDGRVAVDHVSVGIAAGEILCLLGPSGCGKTTCLRLAAGLEDVQHGRVIIDGRTVAEPGRAVKPEARGVGLVFQDYALFPHLTVRDNVGFGLRQAGAAERRRRSEALLDLVGLGGRGGDYPHMMSGGEQQRVALARALAPEPQVMLLDEPFSGLDIALRDRLCADTLAVLREVGAAALMVTHDPDEALRMGDRIAVMNGGRIVQAGHATELYQAPATPFVARLFGELNAISLRVAGGRVSTPLGPLPAPGIADGTTVTVMIRPEALIEDAAGVIEAEVVEVRALGPVTALGIRVAGWPGRLGLRLGGVPRHGRGDRLRLALDLGQTFVFAADGR encoded by the coding sequence ATGAACCCGTCCTCCACCACGCCTTCGCGACTGATCCTAGACGACATCGTCCATGCCTATGACGGGCGGGTGGCGGTCGACCATGTCTCGGTCGGTATTGCGGCGGGCGAAATCCTGTGCCTGCTGGGCCCGTCGGGCTGCGGCAAGACCACCTGTCTGCGGCTTGCGGCGGGGCTTGAAGACGTGCAGCACGGCCGGGTGATCATCGATGGCCGGACAGTGGCCGAGCCGGGCCGTGCGGTGAAGCCCGAAGCCCGGGGGGTGGGGCTGGTCTTCCAGGATTACGCCCTGTTTCCACACCTGACCGTGCGCGACAATGTCGGCTTCGGCCTGAGACAGGCCGGTGCCGCCGAACGCCGCCGGCGGAGCGAGGCCCTGCTCGATCTGGTCGGGCTCGGCGGTCGGGGAGGGGACTACCCCCATATGATGTCGGGTGGCGAACAGCAGCGCGTGGCCCTGGCCCGGGCGCTGGCGCCCGAGCCGCAGGTGATGCTGCTGGACGAACCGTTCTCGGGGCTCGACATCGCGCTGCGCGACCGGCTGTGCGCCGATACCCTGGCGGTGCTGCGCGAGGTGGGCGCCGCCGCCCTGATGGTGACCCATGATCCGGATGAAGCCCTGCGCATGGGCGATCGGATCGCGGTGATGAATGGCGGTCGGATCGTACAGGCGGGACATGCCACGGAACTTTATCAGGCGCCGGCAACACCGTTCGTTGCCAGACTTTTCGGCGAACTGAACGCCATCAGCCTGCGGGTTGCGGGCGGCCGGGTCTCAACGCCGCTCGGTCCGTTGCCGGCGCCGGGCATCGCCGACGGTACCACGGTGACGGTGATGATCCGGCCCGAGGCGTTGATCGAGGATGCGGCCGGGGTGATCGAGGCCGAGGTCGTCGAGGTCCGGGCGCTCGGGCCGGTGACGGCGCTGGGGATACGGGTTGCGGGCTGGCCCGGCCGGTTGGGGCTGCGGCTCGGCGGTGTGCCGCGCCATGGCCGGGGCGATCGTCTCAGGCTGGCTCTCGACCTGGGCCAGACTTTCGTATTCGCGGCGGATGGGCGCTGA
- a CDS encoding ABC transporter permease, producing the protein MATIYAGKPEDEPPAAGRAAVAPVLQARRGGRGGLAWPLAAMLLAALVAVPVVVVLSAGLTPDLAVWSHLIDTVLGRYLVNTLWLALGVGAGTLTLGVGTAWLVTMCRFPGRRSFEWALLLPMAVPAYVIAYTYSGLLDYSGPVQETLRLLIGATSRRDYWFPQIRSLGGAIVVMTLVLYPYVYLLARAAFLEQSMCVLEIGRTLGNGPWSCFRRIALPLARPAIVTGVSLALMEVLADFGTVDYFAVDTFTTGIYRTWFGLGERAAAAQLAAVLLSVVLILVLLERASRGERRFHHTSRRYRPLPGWQLRGLRKAGAVAACALPILCGFLIPAAALGWWALTSRLDSGSGFPRLVVTSLLLATAAAVMAVAAALVVAYARRLAPGRASALAARVAAMGYAVPGAVIAVGIVVPLAAADGVIIDLARALGLGNPGLVLTGTLVGLLYAYMVRFLAVSLNTVEASLGKVTASMDDAARVFGLGPGATLVRVHAPLVSGGLLTAALLVFVDVLKELPATLILRPFGIGTLAMRTYELAGDERLADASLPALTIVAAGILPVILLSRAIARSRPGARN; encoded by the coding sequence GCTGGTGGCGGTACCGGTTGTGGTGGTGCTGAGCGCAGGGCTCACCCCCGATCTCGCCGTCTGGTCCCATCTGATCGACACCGTGCTTGGCCGGTATCTGGTCAATACTCTCTGGCTGGCGCTCGGGGTGGGTGCCGGTACGCTGACGCTGGGTGTGGGCACGGCCTGGCTGGTGACCATGTGCCGCTTTCCCGGGCGGCGGAGTTTCGAATGGGCGCTGCTGCTGCCGATGGCGGTGCCGGCCTATGTTATCGCCTATACCTATTCCGGCCTGCTCGACTATTCCGGGCCGGTGCAGGAGACGTTGCGTCTCCTGATCGGCGCCACCAGCCGCCGCGACTACTGGTTTCCGCAGATCCGCAGCCTGGGTGGCGCCATCGTGGTGATGACGCTGGTGCTCTACCCTTACGTCTATCTGCTCGCCCGGGCGGCCTTTCTTGAACAGTCGATGTGCGTGCTGGAGATCGGCCGCACGCTTGGCAATGGCCCCTGGTCCTGCTTCCGGCGTATCGCCCTGCCGCTGGCCCGTCCCGCGATCGTTACCGGCGTCAGCCTGGCGCTGATGGAGGTGCTGGCGGATTTCGGCACGGTCGATTATTTCGCCGTCGATACCTTCACCACCGGCATCTACCGCACCTGGTTCGGCCTGGGGGAGCGGGCCGCCGCGGCGCAGTTGGCTGCGGTGCTGCTTTCGGTGGTGCTGATCCTGGTGCTGCTGGAGCGGGCGAGCCGCGGCGAACGGCGCTTCCACCACACCTCGCGCCGCTATCGGCCGCTGCCGGGCTGGCAGCTCCGCGGCCTGCGCAAGGCGGGGGCCGTCGCGGCCTGCGCCCTGCCGATCCTGTGCGGTTTTCTGATCCCGGCCGCGGCGCTCGGCTGGTGGGCGCTGACCTCGCGGCTCGATTCCGGCAGCGGCTTTCCGCGCCTTGTGGTCACCAGCCTGCTGCTGGCGACCGCAGCGGCGGTGATGGCGGTGGCGGCGGCCCTGGTCGTCGCCTATGCCCGCAGGCTGGCCCCCGGTCGTGCCTCGGCATTGGCGGCGCGGGTGGCGGCCATGGGTTATGCCGTGCCGGGGGCGGTGATCGCGGTCGGGATCGTGGTCCCCCTGGCGGCGGCTGACGGGGTGATCATCGACCTCGCCCGTGCCCTTGGTCTCGGCAATCCGGGCCTGGTTCTGACCGGCACGCTCGTCGGCCTGCTTTACGCCTATATGGTCCGCTTCCTGGCGGTGTCGCTGAACACGGTGGAGGCGAGCCTCGGCAAGGTGACGGCGTCGATGGATGATGCCGCGCGGGTCTTCGGCCTGGGACCCGGGGCGACGCTGGTCCGGGTTCATGCGCCGCTGGTTTCGGGCGGCCTGCTGACCGCGGCGCTGCTGGTTTTCGTCGATGTGCTGAAAGAACTGCCGGCGACCCTGATCCTCCGGCCCTTCGGCATCGGCACGCTGGCCATGCGCACCTATGAACTGGCCGGCGATGAACGCCTCGCCGATGCCTCTCTGCCCGCTCTCACCATCGTCGCCGCCGGCATCCTGCCGGTGATCCTGTTGTCCCGGGCGATCGCCCGGTCCCGTCCCGGTGCCCGGAATTGA